The following coding sequences lie in one Euhalothece natronophila Z-M001 genomic window:
- the pyrH gene encoding UMP kinase: MSYKRVLLKLSGEALMGSHQYGIDPTVVTEIAQQVAEIVETNVEMAIVVGGGNIFRGVKAASGGMDRATADYIGMIATVMNALTLQDALEQAGVPTRVQSAITMQQVAEPYIRRRAIRHLEKKRVVIFAAGSGNPFFTTDTTAALRAAEIDAEVLFKATQVDGVYDRDPHTNADARLFDKLSYTYVLTEDLRVMDGSAIALCRDNNIPIVVFNLRQRGNIMRVVKGESVGTLVGGSK, translated from the coding sequence ATGAGTTATAAAAGGGTTTTACTCAAACTAAGTGGTGAAGCATTGATGGGATCTCACCAGTATGGCATTGATCCCACAGTGGTAACCGAAATTGCTCAACAAGTTGCTGAAATTGTGGAAACTAATGTCGAAATGGCAATTGTTGTCGGTGGCGGCAATATTTTTCGGGGAGTTAAAGCAGCTTCTGGGGGAATGGATCGAGCTACTGCCGATTATATTGGTATGATTGCAACAGTGATGAATGCTTTAACACTTCAGGATGCCCTAGAGCAAGCTGGAGTCCCGACAAGGGTACAAAGCGCAATTACAATGCAACAAGTAGCCGAACCTTACATTAGACGACGTGCCATTCGCCACTTGGAAAAAAAACGAGTGGTGATTTTTGCGGCTGGTTCTGGAAATCCCTTTTTTACCACTGATACCACAGCAGCGTTGCGAGCCGCCGAAATTGATGCAGAAGTGCTATTTAAGGCAACGCAGGTAGATGGGGTCTATGATAGGGATCCCCATACTAATGCAGACGCTCGTTTGTTTGATAAGTTGAGCTATACTTATGTCCTTACGGAGGATTTACGGGTAATGGATGGTAGCGCGATCGCGCTCTGTCGCGATAATAACATTCCCATTGTTGTTTTTAATTTACGACAACGAGGCAATATCATGCGCGTTGTTAAAGGAGAATCTGTCGGAACATTGGTTGGAGGTAGTAAATGA
- the frr gene encoding ribosome recycling factor: MKLSDVESKMKKTIEATQQSFNSLRTGRANSAVLDRVTVEYYGMETPLKSLANISTPDATTILVQPYDKGSLEQIEKAISMSDVGLTPNNDGEVVRLNIPPLTSERRQELVKLASKYAEEGRVSIRNIRRDAIEEVRKKEKNNDLSEDESRDIQDKIQKLTDKYVSKVDELLKAKEEDITTV; the protein is encoded by the coding sequence ATGAAATTATCTGATGTAGAAAGTAAAATGAAAAAAACTATTGAGGCGACCCAACAGTCCTTCAATAGTTTACGCACAGGACGAGCTAATTCTGCTGTATTAGATCGGGTTACGGTGGAATATTATGGTATGGAAACACCGCTAAAGTCGTTAGCGAATATTAGCACCCCCGATGCGACGACAATTTTGGTTCAACCCTATGATAAAGGGAGTCTCGAACAAATTGAAAAAGCGATCTCCATGTCAGATGTGGGATTAACTCCCAATAATGATGGTGAAGTGGTGCGTCTCAATATTCCTCCCCTAACCAGTGAACGGCGACAAGAATTAGTCAAACTTGCGAGTAAATATGCCGAAGAAGGACGGGTTTCTATTCGCAATATCCGCCGTGATGCCATTGAAGAAGTGCGAAAAAAAGAAAAAAATAATGACCTCTCAGAAGATGAATCCCGTGATATTCAAGATAAAATTCAGAAACTAACTGATAAGTATGTCAGTAAAGTGGATGAATTGTTAAAAGCAAAAGAAGAAGATATTACAACTGTCTAA
- the pdhA gene encoding pyruvate dehydrogenase (acetyl-transferring) E1 component subunit alpha translates to MVAERILPTFQPQSTEVTREEGLMLYEDLTLGRLFEDKCAEMYYRGKMFGFVHLYNGQEAVSTGVIKALRQGEDYVASTYRDHVHALSAGVPPREVMAELFGKETGCSKGRGGSMHLFSAPHNLLGGYAFVAEGIPVATGVAFQTKYRREALGDESSDQVTACFFGDGATNNGQFFECLNMAALWNLPILFVVENNKWAIGMAHDRATSQPEIYKKASAFGMEGVEVDGMDVLAVRDAAKEAIKRARAGEGPTIIEALTYRFRGHSLADPDELRPPEEKDTWMARDPIKRLAAYLVEQNLATQQELSDIEEKVQKQVDDSVEYAESSPEPSPEDLRRYIFAEDE, encoded by the coding sequence ATGGTCGCTGAACGAATTTTACCCACATTTCAACCACAAAGCACAGAAGTCACCCGCGAAGAAGGGTTAATGCTTTATGAAGACTTAACCCTCGGACGCTTGTTTGAAGACAAATGCGCGGAAATGTACTACCGTGGCAAAATGTTTGGCTTTGTTCACCTTTATAATGGTCAAGAAGCCGTTTCTACAGGCGTAATTAAAGCCCTGCGTCAGGGAGAAGATTATGTCGCCAGTACCTACCGCGATCACGTTCATGCCTTAAGCGCTGGTGTTCCCCCAAGGGAAGTGATGGCAGAACTTTTTGGGAAGGAAACAGGTTGCAGTAAAGGGCGTGGCGGTTCCATGCACCTCTTTTCTGCACCTCATAATCTTTTAGGGGGGTATGCCTTTGTTGCAGAGGGCATTCCCGTAGCAACAGGAGTTGCCTTTCAAACCAAATATCGGCGCGAGGCGCTAGGAGATGAAAGTTCTGATCAAGTAACCGCTTGCTTCTTTGGCGATGGGGCAACCAATAATGGTCAGTTTTTTGAATGTCTTAATATGGCTGCTCTCTGGAACTTACCCATTTTATTTGTCGTCGAAAACAATAAATGGGCAATTGGCATGGCTCACGATCGCGCTACCTCTCAACCCGAAATTTACAAAAAAGCCAGTGCTTTCGGCATGGAAGGAGTAGAAGTCGATGGCATGGATGTTTTAGCAGTTCGTGATGCGGCTAAAGAAGCCATCAAACGCGCTCGTGCAGGGGAAGGGCCCACTATCATTGAAGCCCTTACCTACCGTTTCCGTGGGCATTCCTTAGCGGATCCTGACGAATTAAGACCTCCCGAGGAAAAAGACACTTGGATGGCAAGAGATCCCATTAAACGACTCGCTGCCTATTTAGTGGAACAAAATCTCGCCACGCAACAGGAACTCTCTGACATTGAAGAGAAAGTTCAGAAGCAGGTAGATGATTCCGTAGAATACGCTGAAAGTAGTCCTGAGCCTAGCCCAGAGGACTTGCGACGTTATATCTTTGCTGAGGATGAATAA
- a CDS encoding type II toxin-antitoxin system VapC family toxin: MRRVIVDTGPIVAILSASDRHHEICVETLKEINPPLITTWPVLTEVQYLLRQNPTALQGLFLAFEQGLFVLEPLSPEALPWLQKILNKYQEITPQLADVSLMYLAETKAIKTIFTLDRRDFSIYRFTNKQAPSLLPSSV; the protein is encoded by the coding sequence GTGAGGCGGGTAATTGTTGATACGGGGCCGATTGTTGCGATTCTTTCTGCTTCGGATCGTCACCATGAAATTTGTGTGGAAACCTTAAAGGAAATTAACCCACCGCTAATTACAACTTGGCCAGTGCTAACTGAAGTTCAGTACCTTTTAAGACAGAATCCGACTGCCCTACAAGGGTTATTTCTCGCTTTTGAGCAAGGTTTATTTGTTCTTGAACCCCTGTCTCCAGAAGCTCTGCCTTGGCTTCAAAAAATTTTAAACAAATATCAAGAGATTACACCGCAACTTGCTGATGTTAGTCTGATGTATCTAGCTGAAACAAAAGCGATCAAAACAATTTTTACCTTAGATCGGAGAGACTTTTCGATTTATCGCTTTACGAATAAGCAAGCTCCTTCCCTACTTCCGAGCAGTGTCTAA
- a CDS encoding ribbon-helix-helix protein, CopG family: MKEERITIRLDEKEYSLLSRLSQQEQRSESEIVRTALRKYCEEALSQANSYELAKALGIIGITKELPCDLSTNESYFEGFSE; the protein is encoded by the coding sequence ATGAAAGAAGAACGAATTACCATCCGCCTTGATGAAAAAGAATATTCGCTCCTTTCCCGTCTTTCACAGCAGGAGCAGAGAAGCGAATCAGAAATCGTCCGAACCGCACTCCGAAAATACTGCGAAGAAGCACTTTCCCAAGCAAACAGCTACGAACTTGCGAAAGCACTGGGCATCATCGGTATAACAAAGGAGCTTCCCTGTGACTTAAGTACGAATGAATCCTATTTTGAGGGATTTAGCGAGTGA
- a CDS encoding NADP-dependent isocitrate dehydrogenase: MYEKIAPPDQGTKITFQAGEPIVPDDPIIPFIRGDGTGIDIWPATQKVLEAAVKKAYGDQKKINWFKIYAGDEACEHYGTFQYLPEDTLQAIREYGVAIKGPLTTPVGGGIRSLNVALRQINDLYACVRPCRYYPGTPSPHQHPERLDVIVYRENTEDIYLGIEWKEGTETARKLIDLLNKDLIPNTPEHGEKQVPIDAGIGIKPISKTGSQRLVRRAMKHALQLPPEKQQVTLVHKGNIMKYTEGAFRDWGYELATSEFREECVTERESWILSNKEKNPDLSLEENARQVEPGFDQLTQERRQEIMTEVQGVLDQLWPTHGDGKWKNKVMVNDRIADSIFQQIQTRPDEYSILATMNLNGDYLSDAAAALVGGLGMGPGANIGDRCAIFEATHGTAPKHAGLDRINPGSLILSGVMMLEYLGWFEAAALIQKGISGAIAQKEVTYDLARMMTPPVDPPLKCSEFAQAIINHFDD; this comes from the coding sequence ATGTACGAAAAAATTGCTCCTCCTGATCAGGGAACAAAAATTACTTTCCAAGCTGGTGAACCCATTGTTCCTGATGACCCAATTATTCCTTTTATTCGCGGTGATGGAACAGGAATTGACATTTGGCCAGCAACTCAAAAAGTCCTAGAAGCAGCGGTTAAAAAAGCCTACGGTGACCAAAAGAAAATTAATTGGTTTAAAATTTACGCTGGGGATGAGGCTTGCGAGCATTATGGCACGTTTCAGTATTTACCAGAAGATACGCTCCAAGCAATTCGGGAATATGGGGTTGCCATTAAGGGGCCATTAACTACGCCTGTGGGTGGGGGAATTCGCTCTCTCAATGTCGCCCTGCGCCAGATTAATGATCTCTATGCTTGTGTTCGCCCTTGTCGTTATTATCCCGGAACGCCCTCTCCTCATCAGCATCCTGAACGCTTAGATGTCATTGTTTATCGGGAAAATACTGAAGATATTTATTTAGGAATTGAGTGGAAGGAAGGAACAGAAACAGCAAGAAAGTTAATTGATTTACTCAATAAAGATTTAATTCCTAATACTCCTGAACATGGAGAAAAACAAGTTCCCATTGATGCAGGAATTGGGATTAAGCCCATTAGTAAAACAGGATCACAGCGTCTGGTGCGTCGGGCGATGAAACACGCCTTACAACTGCCTCCCGAAAAGCAGCAAGTAACCTTGGTGCATAAGGGGAATATTATGAAATACACGGAAGGGGCATTCCGTGACTGGGGTTATGAGTTGGCAACCTCGGAGTTTCGAGAAGAATGTGTTACCGAAAGAGAGTCTTGGATTTTAAGTAACAAGGAAAAGAATCCAGACTTAAGTTTAGAAGAAAATGCCCGTCAGGTAGAACCGGGGTTTGATCAGTTAACCCAAGAACGTCGTCAGGAAATTATGACCGAGGTGCAAGGGGTTTTAGATCAGCTTTGGCCAACTCATGGTGATGGGAAATGGAAAAATAAAGTGATGGTGAATGATCGCATTGCTGATAGCATTTTCCAGCAAATTCAAACCCGCCCTGATGAGTATTCGATTTTGGCAACAATGAACCTGAATGGGGATTATTTATCAGATGCTGCCGCTGCGTTGGTAGGAGGCTTAGGCATGGGACCTGGGGCAAATATCGGCGATCGCTGTGCCATTTTTGAAGCCACTCATGGCACTGCCCCAAAACACGCAGGATTAGATCGCATTAACCCAGGTTCTCTAATTTTATCAGGGGTGATGATGTTAGAGTATTTGGGCTGGTTTGAAGCAGCTGCCTTGATTCAGAAGGGAATTAGTGGCGCGATCGCGCAAAAAGAAGTCACCTATGATTTAGCGCGAATGATGACTCCTCCCGTGGATCCTCCCTTAAAATGCTCAGAATTTGCCCAGGCCATTATTAATCACTTTGATGATTAA
- a CDS encoding HAD family hydrolase: MVTIKCQNQTFSGIKAVIFDKDGTLADSQQFLRELGQKRARLLDAKIPGIGDPLLMAFGIEEGTINPMGLMAVGSRYENEIAAAAYVAETGRGWLESIDIAKAAFWEADQHFTPDAETSPLFTGCLETLQALSQAGLKLAILSADTPEGVEAFIQRHDLSSYIQLAQGVSSGEVSKPDPQLFLQTCEKLGVEAYQSLMVGDSPGDMQMAKQAGAAGVIGIAWENREANHLEEADCAIAQLDELKIKPS; the protein is encoded by the coding sequence TTGGTAACGATTAAGTGTCAGAATCAGACCTTTTCTGGAATTAAAGCAGTGATTTTCGATAAAGATGGAACATTAGCTGATTCCCAACAATTTCTGCGAGAATTAGGACAAAAACGCGCTCGCCTCCTCGATGCCAAAATTCCAGGAATTGGCGATCCTCTCCTAATGGCATTTGGAATTGAAGAAGGAACAATTAATCCTATGGGGTTAATGGCGGTGGGAAGTCGCTATGAAAATGAGATCGCAGCAGCTGCGTATGTGGCGGAAACGGGACGAGGTTGGCTAGAGTCGATAGACATTGCTAAGGCAGCATTTTGGGAAGCGGATCAGCATTTTACGCCTGATGCAGAAACCTCTCCGCTATTTACAGGGTGTTTAGAAACGTTACAAGCATTATCCCAAGCTGGCTTAAAATTAGCCATTTTATCTGCAGATACGCCAGAAGGGGTGGAAGCGTTTATTCAGCGCCATGATCTCTCGTCTTATATTCAATTGGCGCAAGGGGTAAGCAGTGGGGAAGTAAGTAAGCCTGATCCGCAATTATTCTTGCAAACTTGTGAGAAATTGGGGGTAGAAGCCTATCAAAGTTTGATGGTGGGAGATTCGCCTGGGGATATGCAAATGGCTAAACAAGCTGGTGCGGCTGGTGTAATTGGCATTGCTTGGGAAAATCGTGAGGCAAATCATTTAGAAGAGGCGGACTGCGCGATCGCGCAACTAGATGAACTCAAGATAAAACCTTCCTAA
- a CDS encoding asparaginase, giving the protein MSKKRTQTPEVEVHLLREGIVESIHQVHALVCDDRGRVLSFAGHCETASFIRSSLKPFQALPVIKSGAFEEFNLTDKDLAIICASHQGTVEQARQVFNILWRSDVEPDALQCPIPSGKSSPLQHGCSGKHAGMLAVCQQYGWPLKNYLRRRSPIQEYILKIVGELLQMPGAEFIGVQDDCGAPTYYMQLSQMATLFAHLSSGENLHLERMSRAMTHHPEMVAGEGLFDTELMKITNGQLVSKAGAEGVQCIGRIGEGMGLAIKSLDGSKRAKYATAIHLLMQMGWITPSMSDSLAEKFITLDEHKRLEIVGELTLV; this is encoded by the coding sequence ATGAGCAAAAAACGGACGCAAACCCCAGAAGTCGAAGTTCATCTCCTGCGAGAGGGAATTGTTGAATCTATCCATCAAGTTCACGCCTTAGTCTGTGATGATCGAGGACGCGTTTTATCTTTTGCTGGTCATTGTGAAACGGCTTCTTTTATTCGCTCTTCCTTAAAACCCTTTCAAGCCCTTCCTGTGATTAAAAGTGGTGCATTTGAAGAATTTAATCTCACTGATAAAGACTTAGCTATTATTTGCGCCTCTCATCAGGGAACTGTGGAACAAGCGCGACAAGTGTTTAATATTTTATGGCGATCGGATGTAGAACCAGATGCTTTACAATGTCCCATTCCTTCGGGGAAAAGTAGTCCCTTACAACATGGTTGTTCTGGGAAACACGCGGGAATGTTAGCTGTCTGTCAACAATACGGGTGGCCCCTCAAAAATTATCTTCGCCGTCGCAGTCCCATTCAAGAATATATCCTAAAAATTGTTGGGGAATTGCTACAAATGCCCGGAGCAGAATTTATTGGGGTTCAAGATGACTGTGGCGCACCTACTTACTATATGCAACTCTCCCAAATGGCTACCTTATTTGCTCATTTATCTTCGGGAGAGAATCTGCATTTAGAACGAATGAGCCGCGCCATGACGCACCATCCAGAAATGGTTGCAGGGGAGGGCTTGTTTGATACGGAATTAATGAAAATTACTAATGGGCAATTAGTGAGTAAAGCTGGTGCAGAAGGTGTGCAGTGTATTGGACGCATTGGGGAAGGCATGGGATTAGCCATTAAGAGTTTAGATGGCTCAAAACGAGCTAAATATGCCACAGCCATTCATTTATTAATGCAGATGGGTTGGATTACACCTAGTATGTCTGATAGTTTAGCAGAAAAGTTTATTACCCTTGATGAACATAAGCGTTTGGAAATTGTCGGTGAATTAACCTTAGTGTGA
- a CDS encoding CGLD27 family protein, giving the protein MRDSPLSQPCPVPIEQLPINEYEKLKASWPFRWVTLTGGGYVRKLLWVWIWGWIIAGPITAASFPPSGTPIQFFLCGSLAASLLVVFFLVRLYLGWSYIRTRLEKALIPYEESGWYDGQTWEKPEQVLSRDRLIVSYQIQPIFQRLRMTGLVLLILSAIDSLAWLLVN; this is encoded by the coding sequence ATGAGAGACTCCCCCCTATCTCAGCCTTGTCCCGTTCCCATTGAACAACTCCCCATTAATGAATATGAAAAACTAAAAGCCTCTTGGCCCTTTCGTTGGGTCACATTAACGGGTGGAGGCTATGTGCGAAAATTACTTTGGGTTTGGATATGGGGTTGGATCATTGCTGGCCCCATTACTGCAGCAAGTTTTCCCCCTTCCGGGACTCCAATTCAATTTTTTCTCTGTGGGAGTTTAGCGGCAAGTCTCTTAGTCGTATTCTTTCTCGTGAGATTATATTTAGGATGGTCTTATATTCGCACGCGCCTAGAAAAAGCCTTGATTCCCTATGAAGAGTCAGGCTGGTACGATGGACAAACTTGGGAAAAGCCAGAACAGGTGTTATCGCGCGATCGTTTAATTGTGTCTTATCAAATTCAGCCCATTTTTCAACGGTTGCGGATGACGGGTTTGGTTTTGTTAATCCTAAGCGCGATCGATAGTCTCGCGTGGTTACTAGTTAATTAA
- the rsfS gene encoding ribosome silencing factor, whose protein sequence is MNHQPLQDTNSIPTPTFAAAEKLAWTIAHAADSRKAENIVLLEVVEVSYLADYFVLTSGNSRTQVKAISDAIQESVQKQFNYAPVRIEGEKERNWILLDYGDVIAHILLPEEREFYDLEAFWGHAKRIDFEAVK, encoded by the coding sequence ATGAATCATCAGCCTTTACAGGATACCAATTCTATTCCTACTCCCACTTTTGCTGCAGCAGAAAAACTCGCTTGGACAATCGCCCATGCGGCGGATAGTCGGAAAGCTGAGAATATTGTGTTGCTAGAAGTAGTAGAAGTCTCCTATCTTGCCGATTATTTTGTTCTCACTAGCGGTAACTCTCGCACCCAAGTTAAAGCCATTTCTGATGCCATTCAAGAAAGCGTCCAAAAACAATTTAACTATGCCCCAGTGCGAATTGAAGGAGAAAAGGAGCGGAACTGGATTTTACTGGATTACGGCGATGTAATTGCTCATATTTTACTCCCCGAAGAGCGAGAATTTTACGATCTAGAAGCCTTTTGGGGACACGCTAAACGCATCGACTTTGAAGCAGTTAAGTAA
- the yqeK gene encoding bis(5'-nucleosyl)-tetraphosphatase (symmetrical) YqeK translates to MTNKEQNLVVEREKVIAWLENNVPPARVEHILGVEQMSKELAIIHNADVEKAKTAGLMHDLAKYFPADQLLAMAKQKGIEIDEICATRPHLLHADVSAIVAEDTFGVKDKEILSAIAQHTLGNARMLPLSSIVFVADKLEPNRGDTKELNTMREIARENLYRAVYQVCDIAIKKLIQKGRPIHPRTVATRNWAMQAGKC, encoded by the coding sequence ATGACTAATAAGGAGCAAAATTTGGTAGTAGAACGAGAAAAAGTAATTGCATGGCTAGAAAATAATGTTCCCCCTGCTCGCGTTGAACATATATTAGGGGTTGAACAAATGTCAAAAGAATTGGCAATTATCCATAATGCTGATGTAGAAAAAGCAAAAACGGCTGGCTTAATGCACGATTTAGCTAAGTATTTCCCTGCTGATCAATTATTAGCAATGGCAAAACAAAAAGGGATAGAAATTGATGAAATTTGTGCAACCCGTCCTCACTTATTACACGCTGATGTCAGTGCCATTGTTGCCGAAGATACCTTTGGGGTTAAAGATAAAGAAATTTTAAGCGCGATCGCGCAACATACCCTTGGTAATGCAAGAATGTTGCCCCTTAGCAGTATTGTTTTTGTCGCCGATAAACTCGAACCAAATCGGGGTGATACAAAAGAATTAAACACCATGCGAGAAATAGCCAGAGAGAACCTTTATCGGGCTGTTTATCAAGTCTGTGATATTGCCATTAAAAAATTAATTCAAAAAGGTCGCCCCATTCACCCTCGTACTGTTGCGACTCGCAATTGGGCCATGCAAGCTGGAAAATGTTAA
- the hisS gene encoding histidine--tRNA ligase: protein MVDIQALRGTRDILPEEVNYWQQVETVAKNIFTRAAYTEIRSPIFEQTALFERGIGEATDVVSKEMYTFRDRGDRSCTLRPEGTAGVVRSFIENGLHSQGIQRLWYAGPMFRYERPQAGRQRQFHQIGLELIGSPSPLADVETIALATDILNTLGLKHLTLHLNSVGNAEDRQRYREALIAYLKPYQNKLDPDSQERLTRNPLRILDSKDEQTQALLKDAPRLIDYLGETSQQHFEAVKAQLTALGIDYIINPNLVRGLDYYTHTAFEIQSEDLGAQATVCGGGRYDGLISQLGGKDTPAMGWAIGMERLILLLKNLKEVPKPRLDFYVVSRGDRAPGQALILAQKLRYQGFRVELDLSNSNFQKQFKRADRHGAIACLTLGDQEVDQGTVNLKWMASQQQSVIEQSQLLADPEKLHQQILEASASA from the coding sequence ATGGTTGATATTCAAGCCTTACGAGGCACAAGAGATATTTTGCCCGAGGAGGTTAATTACTGGCAGCAAGTGGAAACCGTTGCCAAAAATATTTTTACTCGCGCAGCCTACACCGAAATTCGCTCTCCAATTTTTGAACAAACTGCCCTCTTTGAACGGGGAATTGGAGAAGCCACAGATGTAGTGAGTAAAGAAATGTACACGTTTCGCGATCGCGGCGATCGTAGTTGTACCCTAAGACCAGAAGGAACAGCAGGGGTAGTTCGCTCTTTTATTGAAAATGGACTGCACAGCCAAGGGATTCAACGTCTCTGGTATGCCGGCCCCATGTTTCGCTATGAACGCCCTCAAGCGGGACGACAACGGCAATTTCACCAAATTGGGCTAGAATTAATCGGCTCTCCCTCTCCTCTCGCAGATGTGGAAACGATCGCGCTAGCAACGGATATTCTAAATACATTAGGATTAAAACACCTAACCCTGCATTTAAACTCAGTGGGTAATGCCGAGGATCGGCAACGGTATCGAGAAGCTCTCATTGCCTATTTAAAACCCTACCAAAATAAGCTAGATCCCGACTCTCAAGAGCGTCTCACTCGCAACCCTCTTCGTATTCTCGACAGTAAAGACGAACAAACCCAAGCCCTCTTAAAAGATGCCCCACGCTTAATTGATTATCTTGGAGAAACCTCTCAACAGCATTTTGAAGCAGTGAAAGCACAACTAACCGCTCTTGGGATTGATTATATAATTAACCCCAATTTAGTGCGAGGTTTAGACTATTACACCCATACTGCCTTTGAAATACAATCAGAAGATTTAGGCGCGCAAGCTACCGTGTGTGGTGGCGGACGTTATGATGGCTTAATTTCCCAACTTGGAGGCAAGGATACCCCTGCAATGGGATGGGCGATTGGTATGGAACGCTTGATTCTACTCTTAAAGAATCTTAAAGAAGTTCCCAAACCGCGTCTAGACTTTTATGTGGTGTCTCGGGGCGATCGCGCTCCTGGTCAAGCTCTAATTTTAGCGCAGAAATTGCGTTATCAAGGATTTAGGGTAGAATTAGACCTAAGTAACAGTAACTTCCAAAAACAATTTAAGCGAGCTGATCGTCATGGCGCGATCGCTTGTTTAACTTTAGGAGATCAAGAAGTTGATCAGGGAACTGTTAACTTAAAATGGATGGCAAGCCAACAGCAGTCAGTTATCGAACAAAGTCAATTACTGGCTGATCCCGAAAAGCTCCATCAGCAAATTTTAGAGGCTTCTGCAAGCGCCTAA